The following proteins are co-located in the Haloarcula marismortui ATCC 43049 genome:
- a CDS encoding metal-dependent transcriptional regulator — MNTQAQYLKAIYLTQQQEDGPASTGDVADMLDVSPASANEMIGKLESRGLLNHEKYKGVDLTDDGIAQAREALQNYCIIERFLIEVLEVEEFRAEAKQLEGVIDETVADRLDTIINRKPQCPDCFDSEGDVCGLLEVEAEVTSD; from the coding sequence ATGAACACGCAGGCCCAGTATCTGAAAGCGATCTATCTCACGCAACAGCAAGAGGACGGTCCGGCATCTACCGGTGACGTGGCCGATATGCTCGATGTCAGCCCGGCGAGCGCAAACGAGATGATCGGGAAGCTCGAAAGCCGAGGACTGCTGAACCACGAGAAGTACAAAGGCGTCGACCTCACTGACGACGGCATCGCACAGGCTCGCGAGGCACTCCAGAACTACTGTATTATCGAGCGGTTCCTCATCGAAGTGCTCGAGGTCGAGGAGTTTCGGGCCGAGGCAAAGCAACTGGAGGGCGTCATCGACGAAACAGTCGCTGATCGCCTCGACACTATCATCAATCGCAAACCACAGTGTCCCGACTGTTTCGACTCCGAAGGAGATGTCTGTGGCCTGCTCGAAGTCGAGGCCGAAGTCACCAGCGACTGA
- the sufD gene encoding Fe-S cluster assembly protein SufD has translation MSTQVHANLTEAQVEQISDDLGEPEWLLETRKDALAALEELDMPDVIRTPGRTWTNLDALEYESLVDPLDYAQDKDRVDAEGVEVLSWSEALADHEDLVKEHFGSTVDPQRDYLTALSTALFSAGTVVYVPEGVDAEDVKIRTTMNSQSLFNYTLVLAEESSSVTILERQQTGETTDADQYYSGIVEVVAEENAYVQYGALQNLSEETYNFQVKRGHADTYATVNWIDGNIGSRLTKSNVETRLLGDSSESQILGAFFGHEDQHFDIASRVWHEAEHTIADLVTRGVLDDDARSVYEGVQDVGREAWDTSSYQRENTLMLSDDSEADASPKLIINNHDTEASHSATVGQVDAEDMFYMTSRGVDPESAKNMLVEGFFVPVLEEVEVDELREDLDQLIYERLRQ, from the coding sequence ATGAGTACGCAGGTACACGCCAATCTCACAGAGGCGCAGGTAGAACAGATTTCAGACGACCTCGGCGAGCCCGAGTGGCTACTGGAGACGCGAAAGGACGCGCTCGCGGCGCTCGAAGAGCTCGACATGCCGGACGTCATCCGGACGCCGGGTCGCACCTGGACGAACCTCGACGCGCTCGAATACGAGTCGCTGGTCGACCCGCTCGACTACGCACAGGACAAGGACCGCGTCGATGCGGAGGGCGTCGAGGTCCTCTCTTGGAGCGAAGCGCTTGCGGACCACGAGGACCTCGTCAAGGAGCACTTCGGCAGTACCGTTGACCCGCAGCGGGACTACCTCACTGCGCTGTCGACGGCCCTGTTCTCTGCCGGAACGGTCGTCTACGTCCCCGAGGGCGTCGACGCCGAGGACGTGAAGATCCGGACGACGATGAACAGCCAGTCGCTGTTCAACTACACGCTCGTCCTCGCCGAGGAGTCCTCCTCGGTCACGATTCTGGAGCGCCAGCAGACGGGCGAGACGACCGACGCTGACCAGTACTACTCCGGCATCGTCGAGGTCGTCGCCGAAGAGAACGCCTACGTCCAGTACGGCGCGCTCCAGAACCTCTCGGAGGAGACCTACAACTTCCAGGTCAAGCGCGGCCACGCCGACACTTACGCCACGGTCAACTGGATCGACGGCAACATCGGCTCCCGCCTGACCAAGTCCAACGTCGAAACCCGACTGCTGGGTGACTCCTCCGAGTCACAGATTCTGGGTGCGTTCTTCGGCCACGAGGACCAGCACTTCGACATCGCGTCGCGTGTCTGGCACGAGGCCGAACACACCATCGCCGACCTCGTCACCCGTGGCGTCCTCGACGACGACGCCCGCTCGGTGTACGAAGGCGTTCAGGACGTCGGCCGCGAGGCCTGGGACACGTCGTCGTACCAGCGTGAGAACACGCTCATGCTCTCCGACGACTCCGAGGCCGACGCGTCGCCGAAGCTCATCATCAACAACCACGACACCGAGGCCTCCCACTCTGCGACGGTCGGGCAGGTCGACGCAGAGGACATGTTCTACATGACCTCCCGCGGTGTCGACCCCGAGAGCGCGAAGAACATGCTCGTCGAGGGCTTCTTCGTGCCAGTGCTGGAGGAGGTCGAGGTGGACGAACTCCGCGAGGACCTCGACCAGCTGATCTACGAGCGGCTCAGGCAGTAA
- the sufB gene encoding Fe-S cluster assembly protein SufB, whose translation MSSDQDHLKETDTEKRFEFKKEEKSAFEAEKGLTEETIRVISEDKDEPEWMLERRLRALEQFHEMPMPDGWPGAPDLSEVDVDEIVPYIRPDIETRGGVDDWNDLPEEIQDTFDKLGIPEAEKNALSGVGAQYESEIVYQNMQERWEDKGVIFCDMDKAVQEHEDILKEYFMTKAVPPSDNKFAALHGAIWSGGSFVYVPEDTTVDMPVQAYFRMNSDGMGQFEHTLIIAEENSEVHYIEGCSAPKYSEFNLHSGGVEVFVKENAHVQYSTVQNWSKNTYNLNTKRAICEADGTMEWVSGSMGSKATMLYPSTVLKGPGATDNHITIAFAGEGQDIDTGAKVYHNAPETKSTIESKSISKDGGRTNYRGLVHIADGAEDSSTSVECDALMFDNESTSDTMPYMEIQESKVDVAHEATVGKIGDEDVFYLQSRGLDDDDAKQMIVAGFIEPITEELPIEYAVELNRLIELEMEGSLG comes from the coding sequence ATGAGTTCAGATCAAGACCACCTCAAGGAAACCGACACGGAGAAGCGCTTCGAGTTCAAGAAAGAGGAGAAGTCCGCCTTCGAAGCCGAGAAGGGCCTCACGGAGGAGACCATCCGGGTCATCTCCGAAGACAAGGACGAGCCGGAATGGATGCTCGAACGCCGCCTTCGCGCACTCGAGCAATTCCACGAAATGCCGATGCCGGACGGCTGGCCGGGCGCACCCGACCTCTCCGAGGTCGACGTCGACGAGATCGTCCCGTACATCCGTCCCGACATCGAGACCCGCGGCGGGGTCGACGACTGGAACGACCTCCCCGAGGAGATTCAGGACACCTTCGACAAGCTCGGCATCCCGGAAGCCGAGAAGAACGCCCTCTCGGGCGTTGGCGCGCAGTACGAGTCCGAGATTGTCTACCAGAACATGCAGGAGCGCTGGGAAGACAAGGGTGTCATCTTCTGTGACATGGACAAGGCTGTCCAAGAACACGAAGACATCCTCAAGGAGTACTTCATGACCAAGGCCGTGCCGCCGAGCGACAACAAGTTCGCGGCGCTACACGGCGCTATCTGGTCTGGCGGGTCGTTCGTTTACGTCCCCGAGGACACTACGGTCGACATGCCAGTCCAGGCGTACTTCCGCATGAACTCCGACGGCATGGGCCAGTTCGAGCACACGCTCATCATCGCCGAGGAGAACTCCGAAGTCCACTACATCGAGGGCTGTTCCGCCCCGAAGTACTCCGAGTTCAATCTCCACTCCGGCGGCGTCGAAGTGTTCGTCAAGGAGAACGCTCACGTCCAGTACTCGACCGTCCAGAACTGGTCGAAGAACACGTACAACCTCAACACCAAGCGCGCCATCTGCGAGGCCGACGGCACGATGGAGTGGGTTTCAGGATCGATGGGCTCGAAGGCCACGATGCTGTACCCCTCGACCGTTCTCAAGGGGCCGGGCGCGACGGACAACCACATCACCATCGCCTTCGCCGGCGAGGGGCAGGACATCGACACGGGCGCGAAGGTCTATCATAACGCCCCCGAAACGAAGTCCACCATCGAATCCAAGTCCATCAGCAAGGACGGCGGCCGCACGAACTACCGTGGCCTCGTCCACATCGCTGACGGAGCCGAGGACTCCTCGACTTCTGTCGAGTGTGACGCCCTGATGTTCGACAACGAGTCGACGTCGGACACGATGCCGTACATGGAGATTCAGGAGTCCAAGGTCGACGTTGCCCACGAGGCGACTGTCGGCAAGATCGGCGACGAGGACGTCTTCTACCTCCAGTCCCGCGGACTGGACGACGACGACGCCAAGCAGATGATCGTCGCTGGCTTCATCGAGCCGATTACGGAGGAACTGCCGATTGAGTACGCCGTTGAGCTGAACCGCCTCATTGAGCTTGAGATGGAGGGGTCGCTCGGATAA
- a CDS encoding ABC transporter ATP-binding protein, which produces MAKLEINNLHAEVAEEDGETILRGVDLEVESGEIHALMGPNGSGKSTTAKIIAGHPAYEVTDGEVLIHLEEDEFGDEEIPEDLRTWNLLDLEPNERAALGIFLGFQYPAEIEGVTMVNFLRTALNAKLEEREELFEDDEEEEAETEGGDTNEDAAGYDTSPMEGNVEEGEIGVAEFQEILQEKMEQLDMDEKFASRYLNAGFSGGEKKQNEVLQAAILEPSVAVLDEIDSGLDIDRLQDVSNGINALRDEQGAGILQITHYQRILDYVEPDHVHVMLDGQIATSGGAELAEKLEDEGYDWVREEAYEAA; this is translated from the coding sequence ATGGCGAAACTCGAAATCAACAATCTCCACGCAGAAGTCGCAGAAGAGGACGGTGAAACGATTCTTCGCGGTGTCGACCTCGAAGTCGAGTCCGGTGAGATCCACGCGCTGATGGGTCCCAACGGCTCGGGTAAGTCCACAACGGCGAAGATAATTGCCGGCCATCCCGCCTACGAAGTAACTGACGGGGAAGTACTCATCCACCTCGAAGAGGACGAGTTCGGTGACGAGGAGATCCCGGAGGACCTCCGCACCTGGAACCTGCTCGACCTCGAACCGAACGAGCGCGCCGCGCTCGGCATCTTCCTCGGCTTCCAGTACCCGGCCGAGATCGAGGGTGTCACGATGGTGAACTTCCTCCGCACCGCGCTCAACGCCAAGCTCGAAGAGCGCGAGGAACTCTTCGAGGACGACGAGGAAGAAGAAGCCGAGACAGAGGGCGGCGACACCAACGAGGACGCCGCCGGCTACGACACCTCCCCGATGGAGGGCAACGTCGAAGAAGGCGAAATCGGCGTCGCCGAGTTCCAGGAAATCCTCCAGGAAAAGATGGAGCAACTGGACATGGACGAGAAGTTCGCGTCCCGGTATCTCAACGCTGGCTTCTCCGGCGGCGAGAAGAAGCAAAACGAAGTCCTCCAGGCCGCGATCCTCGAGCCCTCAGTTGCCGTGCTCGACGAGATCGACTCCGGGCTGGACATCGACCGACTGCAGGATGTCTCTAACGGCATCAACGCGCTCCGTGACGAGCAGGGCGCGGGTATCCTTCAGATCACGCACTACCAGCGCATCCTCGACTACGTCGAACCCGACCACGTCCACGTGATGCTTGACGGCCAGATCGCCACCTCCGGTGGCGCTGAACTCGCCGAAAAGCTCGAGGACGAAGGGTATGACTGGGTCCGAGAGGAAGCCTACGAGGCCGCGTAA
- a CDS encoding DNA polymerase domain-containing protein, with product MSDGTQGTLGDFGQDADAGTDDRPVADEAAAIAGNGGSDDGDTSVVDLDERQFPPVEETVEFVVTQVDYTIEGQGDDESPVVHVFGRTDDNESVHARVFDFQPYFYAPTDSVTEDGLRQYDSIAGWEEADADGDPYESIRGERLTKIFGQTPRDVGQIRDDFDHYEADILFPNRLLIDKDITSGVRVPARELDDGSLKVHHEEITPVEAHADPRVNTFDIEVDDRQGFPEDGEEPIICLTSHDSYRDEYVVWLYESPDGIDGPEALAGYDPIREDFEADVRVFDEEEAMLEAFVDYIVDTDPDVLTGWNFDDFDAPYFLDRLEELQSYNHDFDLQIDRLSRVDEVWRSGWGGPDIKGRVVFDLLYAYKRTQFTELESYRLDAVGEQELGVGKERYTGDIGDLWEQDPEQLLEYNLRDVELCVELDREQDIIDFWDEVRTFVGCKLEDATTPGDAVDMYVLHKLHGEFALPSKGQQESEDYEGGAVFDPITGVRENVTVLDLKSLYPMCMVTTNASPETKVDPETYDGDTYRAPNGTHFRKEPDGVIREMVDELLSEREEKKAERNSFDPDNPEYERFDRQQAAVKVIMNCFTPDTDVLTPEGVQNIRDLDIGDEVYSLDPETEEMEVKPVVETQSYPDYRGDLVDIETSKMDFRVTPNHRMLVRKNETNGITEDGYSFVEAGDLDDATNYELPHDWDGPDGDPLDTVDLTEYVDDYEVWVRPSVHGHTFAAEIGHYPDTVLKNDIGEEGYVFGPKEFEANREYIESVAERTYIHAESGRKWIPRTFDGDDFLELLAWYITEGNVYTSETKQFGEKTRGASTTVKIAQQAIADGGESDHAAIGDLLDRLGFDYYVDDRSYQFTSALLGDLLCNICGEDSFEKRIPEFVFDLSHRQKRRFLDTLIAGDGDRQKNSWRYTTSSDQLRDDVLRLCAHLGLTANYNRDSGSWRIYVTEDNKNTLRMHRSGSRSTADDGVYCVTVADNHTLMAGRNGKFQFVGQSLYGVLGWDRFRLYDKEMGAAVTATGREVIDYTDEVVANEGYEVVYGDTDSVMLQLGNVGPDDVEGDVEITDEMREKHPEMDDDELELIATTIQKGFELEETINASYDEFAMERLNAQFHRFEIEFEKLYRRFFQAGKKKRYAGNIVWKEGKHVDDIDITGFEYQRSDIAPITKRVQKEVIDRIVRGEDAESIKQYVSDVIEDYQDGNVNYDDVGIPGGIGKKLDNYDTDTAQVRGAKYANMLLGTNFQSGSKPKRLYLDRVHSDFFQRIEEEEGLDPQRDPLYGEFRRDPDVICFEYADQIPEEFEIDWDKMLDKTLKGPIARILEAMDISWEEVKSGQEQTGLGSFM from the coding sequence ATGAGTGACGGGACCCAGGGCACGCTGGGGGACTTCGGGCAGGACGCAGACGCGGGCACAGACGACCGCCCGGTCGCCGACGAAGCGGCGGCCATCGCGGGCAACGGTGGGAGCGACGACGGTGACACGAGCGTCGTCGACCTCGACGAGCGCCAGTTCCCGCCGGTCGAGGAGACCGTCGAGTTCGTCGTCACGCAGGTCGACTACACCATCGAGGGGCAGGGCGATGATGAGTCACCGGTCGTCCACGTTTTCGGGCGCACTGACGACAATGAGTCGGTCCATGCGCGGGTCTTCGACTTCCAGCCCTACTTCTACGCACCGACTGACAGCGTCACCGAGGACGGACTCCGCCAGTACGACAGCATCGCCGGCTGGGAAGAAGCCGACGCGGACGGCGACCCCTACGAATCGATTCGAGGCGAGCGTCTGACGAAGATATTCGGCCAGACGCCACGCGATGTGGGACAGATCCGTGACGACTTCGACCACTACGAGGCGGACATCCTCTTTCCCAACCGCCTGCTCATCGACAAGGACATCACGAGTGGCGTTCGCGTCCCCGCCCGCGAACTCGACGACGGGAGTCTGAAGGTCCATCACGAGGAAATAACGCCGGTTGAAGCTCACGCTGACCCGCGGGTCAACACCTTCGACATCGAGGTCGACGACAGACAGGGGTTCCCCGAGGACGGCGAGGAACCGATCATTTGTCTCACCTCCCACGACTCCTACCGCGACGAGTACGTCGTCTGGCTGTACGAGTCCCCCGACGGCATCGACGGCCCCGAGGCGCTGGCCGGCTACGACCCGATTCGGGAGGACTTCGAGGCCGACGTGCGCGTCTTCGACGAGGAGGAGGCCATGCTGGAGGCGTTCGTCGACTACATCGTCGACACCGACCCAGACGTGCTGACTGGCTGGAATTTCGACGACTTCGACGCGCCGTACTTCCTTGACCGTCTGGAGGAACTCCAGAGTTACAACCACGACTTCGATCTCCAGATCGACCGACTCTCGCGGGTCGACGAGGTCTGGCGTTCGGGCTGGGGTGGCCCCGATATCAAAGGCCGTGTCGTCTTCGACCTCCTCTATGCCTACAAGCGAACGCAGTTCACTGAACTCGAATCCTACCGGCTTGACGCCGTCGGCGAGCAGGAACTCGGCGTCGGCAAGGAACGCTACACTGGCGACATCGGTGACCTCTGGGAGCAGGACCCCGAGCAGTTGCTGGAGTACAACCTCCGGGACGTGGAGCTCTGTGTCGAACTCGACCGCGAACAGGACATCATCGACTTCTGGGATGAGGTCCGCACCTTCGTCGGCTGCAAACTGGAGGACGCGACGACGCCCGGCGACGCAGTGGACATGTACGTTCTCCACAAGCTCCATGGCGAGTTCGCGCTCCCCTCGAAAGGGCAACAGGAGAGCGAGGACTACGAGGGCGGCGCAGTGTTTGACCCTATTACGGGCGTCCGCGAGAACGTCACCGTGCTGGACCTGAAGTCGCTGTACCCGATGTGCATGGTGACGACCAACGCCAGCCCAGAGACGAAGGTTGACCCGGAGACCTACGACGGCGATACCTACCGCGCCCCCAACGGTACCCACTTCCGGAAGGAACCGGACGGCGTCATCCGGGAGATGGTCGACGAACTCCTGTCAGAACGCGAGGAAAAGAAAGCCGAGCGAAACAGCTTCGACCCGGACAACCCCGAGTACGAGCGCTTTGACAGGCAGCAGGCCGCCGTCAAGGTTATCATGAACTGCTTCACGCCGGATACCGACGTGCTGACACCGGAAGGCGTTCAGAACATTCGCGACCTTGATATCGGCGACGAGGTGTATTCGCTGGACCCCGAGACGGAGGAGATGGAGGTCAAACCGGTGGTCGAGACACAGTCGTATCCGGACTACCGCGGCGACCTCGTGGATATAGAGACGAGCAAGATGGACTTCCGTGTGACGCCGAACCACCGGATGCTCGTCCGAAAGAACGAGACCAACGGAATCACTGAAGACGGGTACAGTTTCGTCGAAGCTGGTGACCTCGACGATGCCACGAACTACGAACTCCCCCACGACTGGGACGGACCGGACGGCGACCCGCTGGACACGGTGGATCTGACCGAGTACGTCGACGACTACGAGGTGTGGGTCCGGCCGTCGGTCCACGGCCACACGTTCGCCGCCGAGATTGGCCACTATCCGGACACAGTGTTGAAAAACGATATCGGCGAGGAAGGGTACGTCTTCGGCCCCAAGGAGTTCGAGGCCAACCGCGAGTATATCGAATCCGTCGCCGAACGGACGTATATCCACGCCGAATCGGGCCGGAAGTGGATACCGCGAACCTTCGACGGCGACGACTTCCTCGAACTGCTCGCGTGGTACATCACCGAAGGGAACGTCTACACCTCCGAGACGAAACAGTTCGGGGAGAAGACCCGCGGGGCATCGACCACGGTCAAAATCGCTCAGCAAGCCATCGCGGACGGCGGCGAGTCCGACCACGCGGCAATTGGTGACCTCCTCGACCGACTGGGGTTCGACTACTACGTCGACGACCGGAGTTACCAGTTCACGTCGGCGCTGCTGGGCGACCTGCTCTGTAACATCTGCGGCGAGGACAGTTTCGAGAAGCGGATTCCCGAGTTCGTCTTCGACCTGAGCCACCGACAGAAGCGGCGCTTCCTCGACACGCTTATCGCCGGTGACGGAGACCGACAGAAGAACTCCTGGCGGTACACCACCTCCAGTGACCAACTCCGCGACGACGTGCTCCGGCTCTGTGCGCATCTCGGACTGACTGCGAACTACAACCGTGACAGCGGCTCCTGGCGAATCTACGTCACGGAAGACAACAAGAACACGCTCCGGATGCATCGCAGCGGGTCACGGAGTACGGCCGACGACGGTGTCTACTGTGTCACCGTTGCGGACAACCACACGCTCATGGCCGGCCGCAACGGGAAATTCCAGTTCGTCGGTCAGTCGTTATACGGCGTTCTGGGGTGGGACCGGTTCCGTCTCTACGACAAGGAGATGGGCGCAGCGGTCACCGCCACCGGTCGCGAGGTCATCGACTACACCGACGAAGTCGTCGCAAACGAGGGGTACGAGGTCGTCTACGGGGACACCGACTCCGTCATGCTACAACTTGGCAATGTCGGTCCAGACGACGTCGAAGGCGACGTCGAAATCACCGACGAGATGCGCGAGAAACACCCCGAGATGGACGACGACGAGCTCGAACTCATCGCGACGACCATCCAGAAAGGGTTCGAACTGGAGGAGACGATTAACGCCTCCTACGACGAGTTCGCGATGGAGCGGCTTAACGCCCAGTTCCACCGCTTCGAAATCGAGTTCGAGAAGCTCTACCGCCGGTTCTTCCAGGCGGGCAAAAAGAAGCGCTACGCGGGCAACATCGTCTGGAAAGAGGGCAAGCACGTCGACGACATCGATATCACCGGGTTCGAATACCAGCGGTCCGATATCGCGCCCATCACCAAGCGGGTCCAGAAGGAGGTCATCGACCGCATCGTCCGCGGAGAGGACGCAGAGTCCATCAAGCAGTACGTCAGCGATGTCATCGAGGACTATCAGGACGGCAACGTCAACTACGACGACGTAGGTATTCCCGGTGGCATCGGGAAGAAACTCGACAACTACGACACCGACACTGCGCAGGTCCGGGGCGCGAAGTACGCCAACATGCTTCTGGGAACGAACTTCCAGAGCGGGTCCAAGCCCAAGCGACTGTATCTCGACCGGGTCCACTCGGACTTCTTCCAGCGTATCGAGGAGGAAGAAGGACTGGACCCCCAGCGGGACCCGCTGTACGGCGAGTTCCGGCGGGACCCTGACGTAATCTGTTTCGAGTACGCAGACCAGATCCCCGAGGAGTTCGAGATCGACTGGGACAAGATGCTCGATAAGACGCTGAAAGGGCCGATTGCCCGCATTCTGGAGGCAATGGACATCTCCTGGGAAGAGGTCAAATCCGGGCAGGAACAGACAGGACTCGGGAGTTTCATGTAA
- a CDS encoding DUF7331 family protein, giving the protein MSHHASPHGEADRSEELRSEPALPDAIQTTETYETEEGTVFYDAENPLAWLQTDTALTLQEIA; this is encoded by the coding sequence ATGTCGCACCACGCATCCCCCCACGGCGAGGCGGATAGGTCCGAAGAACTGCGGTCGGAGCCGGCGCTCCCGGACGCCATCCAGACGACCGAGACCTACGAGACCGAGGAGGGGACAGTGTTTTACGATGCAGAGAACCCTCTCGCGTGGCTACAGACTGATACGGCACTCACCTTACAGGAGATTGCATAA